The nucleotide sequence aggcaaatgtgagcctgcttGTCTTAACTCCCATGAAACGTGACCACGgtgcactcggcgcttcgtctggcatctggtttataccagatgcgtatgtacgtgagcttgtagtgtttcggaaagtcgacaaaggtaaactgactgctctccttcaagagtctctcagagatgccagaaaggcaccgaaggtgctctctcacactatgccagatcacgcgtacgtgagctcgtagagtttcggacagTCGACAAAAGCAAACTGACACattgctctctttctcgattctccgaagctacccgaagtaatttcgaaccgcctcgtgggagtcgagagagccgcccaagtttgtgaggaatagttcgttatctgcaacgctagatggcgctcatttttcgacctcgaaccctctggtgctaaaacgcccaagtttgtcgtggaatagtttgttactttcaacgctagatggcgcttatttatcgaccacaaaccctctggtgttaaaacgcccaagtttgtcgtgaaatccatctagcgtggacgataagaactatttcacgacaaacttgggcgttttagcaccagagggtgtgAGGTCCAAAAAtaaacgccatctagcgttgagagTTACGAGCTAttacacgacaaacttgggcggctctctcgactcccacgaggcggtccgaaattacttcgggtagctttagaaaatcgagaaagagagtaTGTATCACCTCCCGCTTTTTTTCACCCGCGTAGTAGACGTGGCACTTCCGGAAAGCAAGAATTATCACAACTAGGTAATATCTAGTATATGTAATTTTACCGAAAACTCCTTCGTCACGAATAACACCGAGCTAATCAGCTTCGAATTTagagtatttgaaattattaattttgagaATAAATaactcgttaaaaaattaaagcTGTTAGTTATTGTTTTTGCCACTAATTGCAGTAACGTCTTCTTCCGGTTGTAATCGATAATGTAGAACTTTACGCCGAAATAGAAAATAGTCTCATAACCTTCTTTTTTATACCTCATGTGTGATAAAACTCGTAGTTCTAATAAGTAGACTAAGTAAGCTTTCAACATAAAAATTTGTAGCTTTttcttagaaaagaaaaaacgagGCTAAAGTGTTGGAATATTTTTTCATCGGTAGTACTCGTATGctagaaattatttaaacagAATATTGCAAACCAGAACATATCCGGTCAAAATTGATTCTACATCTACATTTTAAATCTAAGTTCTTTTATACCTAAATTCAGTATGAAGGAAATTATAgaaaattgaaacaaaatttatttaatataaacgaTCAATTAACGTATCATGTACAAACGATATTGCTAATCGCGTTGTTTTTAGAACAAATTAAACAATTGAATTTATCACGATGTTAGGAATATGTGGGACTTACTAACGGGATCTTACGAAAAATCATtatgaaatgaatttaatttaaacatTATACAGCCGATGACAAAAGTGTAATGCTTTCATTCTTACTGCCTGACTGGTTGTAAACTGTTATTCTTTTACAAGtatcttataattataataatagtataatattaatattatatcagACAGATTCACACAACGTTCGCAGTATGAAAAGTGATTTTTCTTTATATACTTTTTGCTTCTTTTACGTTCATTTCTGCTAATGTTTACGCTCCCCAATGACTAATACATGTAGCGCAAATACTTGGTAATCGTTTCCATTTAAAAGTGAAAAATGTGTAAAAACATGAACCTTCGATGCGACGACGGTATAGAGCATTATTTTGGGGAAGGGAATTTGCGTATTGTTTTTCACTTGATTTCtctcattaatattaataattttggatTTGCTGAAATACTCCTAATTCCTGTCAGTGGCTCGGAGCTTCTCTTCAACAGCTTCCTCGGAAGCCTCTGAAAGGTCTGTTGCCTGTATATACTTTTGCACACCAACTAAGGACTTTTTCAAAGCATCGAAAGAACTGGAGTACAACATCTTCTTCTTAACTTTAGCCGTGTCAGGACACCACGACATCAAGAACAACTTTTGTTTCTTGGAAGcctaaaaattaacaaattttatataaatatccaCGTATGCGAATAACGGTGTTTTCCAGATTTAATCGCTGAAATAGTACATGAATTACCTCGGAAGTACCCTGACATTGATGAGTGTATTCAAAATCGAAGAGGCCATAGCGACATTCTCCGCTACCTCCTTTTTGCAAATCTTCCAGGAAGGCGTCGTAAGCCGCGTCGCGAGGTCCGATGACTTCAACGTCAATTTGCTTCTCGTCCTTAATGTAGAAGATTACATATCGATGCTTTTTGTCTTTTTTAATCTCCTCGTACGTTGTCTTACAAACGTCAGCCACTGTTACTCCAGATGCCTAAGCAAACAAATGGAAGAAACGGTTTAATCGATCAACTTCGCCAGGAAGaaagtgaaataaaaaatttaatggaacgTCTCAAGTAACATGTAATCGATGTCAATCCGGTAACGACAAATCTAGCGTAATACCGAAGTCGCAACACGTTGCATAATCGTTCGATGAAAATACGTAGTTTATAAAACTTAGTCGCACCTGTTGAAACCGATATCGGCGGCAAGAAACATGTAACTGTCCATACTATTTATAAAACGTCTCTCTATCGCGCAAATACGAAGATACATCTACGTTCTGTTCACACGCACAAAATTCAATTACGCATCAAAGTTTAAGAAACCCCTTTTGTTTGATAAACGTG is from Colletes latitarsis isolate SP2378_abdomen chromosome 4, iyColLati1, whole genome shotgun sequence and encodes:
- the Tsr gene encoding cofilin/actin-depolymerizing factor homolog tsr yields the protein MASGVTVADVCKTTYEEIKKDKKHRYVIFYIKDEKQIDVEVIGPRDAAYDAFLEDLQKGGSGECRYGLFDFEYTHQCQGTSEASKKQKLFLMSWCPDTAKVKKKMLYSSSFDALKKSLVGVQKYIQATDLSEASEEAVEEKLRATDRN